The Callospermophilus lateralis isolate mCalLat2 chromosome 3, mCalLat2.hap1, whole genome shotgun sequence genome has a segment encoding these proteins:
- the Idh3a gene encoding isocitrate dehydrogenase [NAD] subunit alpha, mitochondrial isoform X2, with product MAGSAWISKVSRLLGAFHNPKQVTRGFAGGVQTVTLIPGDGIGPEISAAVMKIFDAAKAPIQWEERNVTAIQGPGGKWMIPPEAKESMDKNKMGLKGPLKTPIAAGHPSMNLLLRKTFDLYANVRPCVSIEGYKTPYTDVNIVTIRENTEGEYSGIEHVIVDGVVQSIKLITEEASKRIAEFAFEYARNNHRSNVTAVHKANIMRMSDGLFLQKCREVAENCKDIKFNEMYLDTVCLNMVQDPSQFDVLVMPNLYGDILSDLCAGLIGGLGVTPSGNIGANGVAIFESVHGTAPDIAGKDMANPTALLLSAVMMLRHMGLFDHAARIEAACFATIKDGKSLTKDLGGNAKCSDFTEEICRRVKDLN from the exons ATGGCCGGGTCCGCGTGGATCTCCAAG GTCTCTCGGCTGCTGGGTGCATTCCACAATCCAAAACAGGTGACCAGAGGTTTTGCTGGTGGT GTTCAGACAGTAACTTTAATTCCAGGAGATGGAATTGGCCCAGAAATTTCAGCTGCAGTTATGAAGATTTTTGATGCTGCCAAA GCACCTATTCAGTGGGAGGAGCGGAATGTCACTGCCATTCAAGGACCTGGAGGAAAGTGGATGATACCTCCGGAAGCCAAAGAGTCAATGGACAAGAACAAGATGGGATTGAAAG GCCCTTTAAAGACCCCAATAGCAGCCGGTCACCCATCTATGAATTTATTGCTGcgcaaaacatttgacctttatgCCAACGTCCGACCATGTGTCTCAATCGAAGGGTATAAAACTCCTTACACTGATGTAAATATTGTCACCATTCGAGAGAACACAGAAGGAGAGTACAGTGGAATTGAGCATGTG attGTTGATGGAGTTGTGCAAAGCATCAAGCTTATCACTGAGGAGGCGAGCAAGCGCATTGCTGAATTTGCCTTTGAGTATGCCCGGAACAATCACCGGAGCAATGTCACAGCTGTGCACAAAGCCAACATCAT GCGAATGTCAGATGGGCTTTTTCTGCAGAAATGCAGGGAAGTTGCAGAAAACTGTAAAGACATTAAATTTAATGAGATGTaccttgatacagtatgtttgaat ATGGTACAAGACCCATCCCAATTTGATGTTCTTGTTATGCCAAATTTATACGGAGATATCCTTAG TGACCTGTGTGCGGGATTGATTGGAGGTCTTGGTGTGACCCCAAGTGGCAACATTGGAGCCAACGGAGTCGCCATCTTTGAGTCG GTTCATGGGACTGCCCCAGACATTGCAGGCAAGGACATGGCCAATCCCACAGCCCTGCTGCTCAGTGCCGTGATGATGTTACGTCACATGGGACTTTTTGACCACGCTGCAAGAATTGAGGCTGCGTGTTTTGCTACAATTAAGGATGGAAAG AGTTTAACTAAAGATTTGGGAGGCAATGCAAAATGCTcagacttcacagaagaaatctgTCGCCGGGTAAAAGATTTAAATTAA
- the Idh3a gene encoding isocitrate dehydrogenase [NAD] subunit alpha, mitochondrial isoform X1 encodes MAGSAWISKVSAGRPACAGWQQEQAGRRTACWVSRLLGAFHNPKQVTRGFAGGVQTVTLIPGDGIGPEISAAVMKIFDAAKAPIQWEERNVTAIQGPGGKWMIPPEAKESMDKNKMGLKGPLKTPIAAGHPSMNLLLRKTFDLYANVRPCVSIEGYKTPYTDVNIVTIRENTEGEYSGIEHVIVDGVVQSIKLITEEASKRIAEFAFEYARNNHRSNVTAVHKANIMRMSDGLFLQKCREVAENCKDIKFNEMYLDTVCLNMVQDPSQFDVLVMPNLYGDILSDLCAGLIGGLGVTPSGNIGANGVAIFESVHGTAPDIAGKDMANPTALLLSAVMMLRHMGLFDHAARIEAACFATIKDGKSLTKDLGGNAKCSDFTEEICRRVKDLN; translated from the exons ATGGCCGGGTCCGCGTGGATCTCCAAGGTGAGTGCTGGCAGGCCGGCATGTGCAGGCTGGCAGCAAGAGCAGGCAGGCCGGCGAACCGCGTGCTGG GTCTCTCGGCTGCTGGGTGCATTCCACAATCCAAAACAGGTGACCAGAGGTTTTGCTGGTGGT GTTCAGACAGTAACTTTAATTCCAGGAGATGGAATTGGCCCAGAAATTTCAGCTGCAGTTATGAAGATTTTTGATGCTGCCAAA GCACCTATTCAGTGGGAGGAGCGGAATGTCACTGCCATTCAAGGACCTGGAGGAAAGTGGATGATACCTCCGGAAGCCAAAGAGTCAATGGACAAGAACAAGATGGGATTGAAAG GCCCTTTAAAGACCCCAATAGCAGCCGGTCACCCATCTATGAATTTATTGCTGcgcaaaacatttgacctttatgCCAACGTCCGACCATGTGTCTCAATCGAAGGGTATAAAACTCCTTACACTGATGTAAATATTGTCACCATTCGAGAGAACACAGAAGGAGAGTACAGTGGAATTGAGCATGTG attGTTGATGGAGTTGTGCAAAGCATCAAGCTTATCACTGAGGAGGCGAGCAAGCGCATTGCTGAATTTGCCTTTGAGTATGCCCGGAACAATCACCGGAGCAATGTCACAGCTGTGCACAAAGCCAACATCAT GCGAATGTCAGATGGGCTTTTTCTGCAGAAATGCAGGGAAGTTGCAGAAAACTGTAAAGACATTAAATTTAATGAGATGTaccttgatacagtatgtttgaat ATGGTACAAGACCCATCCCAATTTGATGTTCTTGTTATGCCAAATTTATACGGAGATATCCTTAG TGACCTGTGTGCGGGATTGATTGGAGGTCTTGGTGTGACCCCAAGTGGCAACATTGGAGCCAACGGAGTCGCCATCTTTGAGTCG GTTCATGGGACTGCCCCAGACATTGCAGGCAAGGACATGGCCAATCCCACAGCCCTGCTGCTCAGTGCCGTGATGATGTTACGTCACATGGGACTTTTTGACCACGCTGCAAGAATTGAGGCTGCGTGTTTTGCTACAATTAAGGATGGAAAG AGTTTAACTAAAGATTTGGGAGGCAATGCAAAATGCTcagacttcacagaagaaatctgTCGCCGGGTAAAAGATTTAAATTAA